The following proteins come from a genomic window of Paucimonas lemoignei:
- the oprD_5 gene encoding basic amino acid, basic peptide and imipenem outer membrane porin OprD precursor encodes MKVINMSLIALAIIAASLPDALAEPFVSDQREVKGFMEDAKANILLRNYYFNRDGKNGSVDRRDWSQGIKGNFDSGFTQGTVGVGVDAYGWFGLKLDGGAGHSGTGNIPVDSDGSSESNFSSAGAALKIRFSKTMLKWGQMQPTAPVFAAGGTRLFPQTATGFNLLSSEIDGLDLEAGHFTAGNGPNHTDSDGELFATYANVTANSVDFIGGRYAINDALSISLYGAELEDIYRQYYANANYTLALANDQSLTFDFNIYRTNDEGSANAGDISNTTWSLAGAYSFLAGHTLTLAYQQVHGDEPFDYVGFGDNGSGSSADSIFLANSIQYSDFNGPGEKSWQARYDLEMSTYGLPGLSFMARYANGKDIDGTKMALDSPYRAYGYGEDGKHHETNLEAKYVIQQGPAKDLSVRLRQAWHRGNTDQAEGDQNEFRVIVDYPISIL; translated from the coding sequence ATGAAAGTGATAAACATGAGTTTGATCGCGCTGGCTATTATTGCGGCCAGTCTTCCTGATGCGCTTGCCGAACCTTTTGTCAGTGATCAGCGAGAGGTCAAGGGTTTTATGGAAGATGCCAAAGCCAATATCCTGCTGCGTAATTACTACTTCAATCGCGACGGAAAAAACGGCAGCGTTGATCGTCGCGACTGGTCACAGGGCATCAAGGGTAACTTTGATTCCGGGTTTACCCAGGGGACAGTTGGGGTTGGGGTTGACGCTTATGGCTGGTTCGGGCTCAAGCTGGACGGCGGCGCAGGTCACTCCGGCACGGGCAATATTCCGGTCGACAGCGATGGCAGTTCCGAGAGCAACTTCAGCAGCGCAGGCGCGGCACTTAAAATCCGGTTCTCCAAAACAATGCTCAAATGGGGCCAGATGCAACCTACTGCGCCCGTCTTCGCAGCAGGCGGGACACGACTGTTCCCACAAACAGCCACGGGCTTTAATTTACTGAGCAGTGAAATTGATGGCCTTGATCTTGAAGCCGGTCATTTTACTGCCGGCAATGGACCGAACCATACTGACTCCGACGGTGAACTATTCGCCACCTATGCCAACGTCACCGCTAACAGCGTTGATTTTATCGGCGGCCGCTATGCAATTAATGACGCCCTGTCGATTTCTTTATATGGCGCGGAGCTGGAAGATATTTATCGCCAGTATTACGCCAACGCCAACTACACCCTGGCGCTGGCCAATGATCAATCCTTGACGTTCGACTTCAATATCTATCGAACCAATGATGAAGGTTCGGCCAATGCCGGGGATATAAGCAATACCACTTGGTCATTGGCGGGCGCCTATTCGTTTCTTGCCGGGCATACCTTGACCCTGGCTTATCAGCAGGTGCATGGCGATGAGCCCTTTGATTATGTCGGTTTTGGCGACAATGGTTCCGGCTCAAGTGCCGACTCGATCTTCCTCGCCAACTCGATTCAGTACTCTGACTTCAACGGCCCCGGGGAGAAATCCTGGCAGGCCCGCTACGACCTGGAGATGAGCACCTACGGCCTACCCGGCTTGAGTTTCATGGCGCGCTACGCCAATGGCAAGGACATCGACGGCACCAAAATGGCCCTCGACAGCCCTTATCGCGCCTATGGCTATGGCGAGGACGGCAAGCATCACGAAACCAACCTTGAGGCCAAGTACGTGATCCAGCAAGGCCCGGCCAAGGATCTTTCAGTGCGCTTGCGCCAGGCCTGGCATCGCGGCAATACGGATCAGGCCGAAGGCGATCAGAACGAATTCAGGGTGATCGTTGATTACCCGATTTCGATTCTTTGA
- the nodD2_1 gene encoding regulatory protein LysR, which produces MNRNELRKADINLMVVFETLMQERNVTRAAEKLFLGQPTISAALNRLRALFNDPLFIRVGHRMEPTARAQEIIHHLSPALDAMSMALSLTREFDPASSDMTFRLGLSDDVEYSLLPPLLRAIRQEAPGVVIVIKQVNYWNVSELLMSGEITVAVCLTRELPANAKRKLLRSVKPMVVRADQSDTPMSLDEYCTRPHVVVSHVANISSFADEWLDAIGRKRHAVLSVPQYSTLPALMAGTDLLCNLPDHLTQAMASTGRLFGEALPFITPNLELSMTWLSVMDTDPAERWLRKRLEEFMGDRSPASHVIEQ; this is translated from the coding sequence ATGAACCGAAACGAATTGCGCAAGGCCGACATCAATCTGATGGTGGTGTTCGAGACATTGATGCAGGAGCGCAACGTGACCCGCGCTGCCGAGAAGCTGTTTCTCGGCCAGCCGACCATCAGCGCTGCGCTCAATCGGTTGCGGGCGTTGTTCAATGACCCGCTGTTCATCCGCGTCGGCCATCGCATGGAACCCACCGCCAGGGCGCAGGAGATCATCCATCACCTGTCCCCTGCGCTGGACGCCATGTCCATGGCCCTGAGCCTGACTCGGGAGTTCGATCCGGCCAGCAGCGACATGACCTTCCGCCTCGGCCTCTCCGATGACGTGGAGTACAGCCTGTTGCCGCCTCTGCTGCGCGCGATTCGCCAAGAGGCGCCGGGGGTGGTGATCGTGATCAAGCAGGTCAACTACTGGAATGTCTCGGAATTGCTGATGTCCGGCGAAATCACCGTGGCGGTCTGCCTGACCCGGGAGTTGCCAGCCAATGCCAAGCGTAAACTGCTGCGGTCGGTCAAACCCATGGTGGTGCGCGCCGATCAATCAGACACGCCCATGAGCCTGGACGAATACTGCACCCGCCCCCACGTGGTGGTGTCCCATGTCGCCAACATCAGCAGTTTCGCCGATGAGTGGCTGGACGCCATTGGCCGCAAGCGTCATGCCGTGTTGTCGGTTCCGCAATACAGCACGCTGCCTGCGCTGATGGCGGGCACAGACCTGCTGTGCAATCTGCCGGATCATTTGACTCAGGCGATGGCCAGTACCGGGAGGTTGTTTGGTGAAGCATTGCCCTTCATCACGCCCAATCTTGAGCTGTCGATGACCTGGCTGAGTGTGATGGACACAGACCCGGCGGAGCGCTGGCTGCGTAAAAGACTGGAGGAATTCATGGGAGACCGAAGCCCGGCCTCCCATGTTATAGAGCAGTGA
- the pstB_1 gene encoding phosphate transporter ATP-binding protein: protein MNNLSLANEKTKIQVRGLEFFYNDQKSLKSIDMIIPEKRITAIIGPSGCGKSTLLRVFNRIYAMYPKQEAKGEVLLNGENILAPGYSMNRLRSHVGMVFQKPVPFPMSIYDNISYAIKHHEKLSRREMEDRVEEALRGAALWDEVKDKLNKSATGLSGGQQQRLCIARTIALRPQVLLLDEPTSALDPISTGRIEQLITELKEQFTVIIVTHNMQQAARCSDYTAFMFMGELIEHGDTDTIFTKPSKTQTEDYITGRFG from the coding sequence ATGAATAACCTTTCCCTTGCCAATGAAAAAACCAAGATTCAAGTTCGTGGTCTGGAGTTTTTCTACAACGACCAGAAGTCGCTGAAATCCATCGACATGATCATCCCGGAAAAGCGCATCACCGCGATCATCGGTCCATCGGGTTGCGGCAAGTCGACCCTGCTGCGTGTGTTCAACCGTATCTACGCGATGTACCCCAAGCAGGAAGCCAAGGGTGAAGTGCTGCTCAATGGCGAAAACATCCTGGCCCCTGGCTACTCGATGAACCGCCTGCGCAGCCACGTAGGCATGGTGTTCCAGAAGCCGGTGCCGTTCCCGATGTCGATCTACGACAACATTTCGTACGCCATCAAGCACCACGAAAAGCTGTCGCGCCGTGAAATGGAAGATCGCGTCGAAGAAGCGCTTCGCGGTGCCGCGTTGTGGGATGAAGTCAAAGACAAGCTCAACAAGAGCGCCACGGGCCTGTCCGGTGGTCAGCAACAGCGTCTGTGCATCGCTCGCACCATCGCGCTGCGCCCACAAGTGCTGCTGCTGGATGAGCCGACGTCGGCACTCGACCCGATCTCTACCGGTCGTATCGAACAGCTGATCACCGAACTCAAAGAGCAGTTCACCGTGATCATCGTGACCCACAACATGCAGCAAGCGGCGCGTTGCTCGGACTACACCGCGTTCATGTTCATGGGTGAACTGATCGAACACGGCGACACCGACACCATCTTCACCAAGCCGTCCAAGACCCAGACCGAAGACTACATCACCGGTCGTTTTGGCTGA
- the pstS_1 gene encoding phosphate ABC transporter substrate-binding protein, which translates to MILLTKKRLSVLLASMCLSGMAHAVDVTGAGSSFVFPVISAWSQNYSKSADNRINYQSIGSGGGIAQIKAATVDFGASDAPLSAEDLEKGGLGQFPSVIGGIVPIINVEGIEPGQLKLDGPTLAKIFMGEIKKWNDPAIVALNPELKDKLKDQAITVVHRSDGSGTSYNFTNYLSKVSPEWNEKLKFGSTVQWPAGVGGKGSEGVSAYVKQIKGSIGYVEHSYAETNKLSYTQLKNAAGKFIKPDAKAFAAAADTADWNSVKDFNLIMTNAPGETAWPITATTWIIMYKKAKNAEQSAAAFDFFKWSLENGQKQAEDLSYVALPKALVTKVEDYWKTEFTK; encoded by the coding sequence GTGATTCTGCTGACTAAAAAACGCTTGTCGGTTCTGCTCGCTTCGATGTGCCTGAGTGGTATGGCTCATGCGGTAGACGTAACAGGCGCTGGTTCGAGTTTCGTCTTCCCGGTTATCTCCGCGTGGTCGCAGAATTACAGCAAGTCTGCCGACAACCGCATCAACTATCAGTCCATCGGTTCCGGCGGCGGTATCGCTCAGATCAAGGCTGCAACCGTAGACTTCGGCGCATCCGATGCTCCTCTGTCCGCTGAAGACCTCGAGAAAGGCGGCTTGGGTCAATTCCCAAGCGTGATCGGCGGTATCGTGCCAATCATCAACGTTGAAGGCATCGAGCCTGGCCAACTGAAACTGGACGGCCCAACACTGGCCAAAATCTTCATGGGTGAAATCAAGAAGTGGAACGATCCAGCCATCGTTGCCTTGAACCCGGAGCTCAAAGACAAGCTGAAAGACCAGGCCATCACCGTTGTTCACCGTTCGGACGGTTCGGGCACTTCCTACAACTTCACCAACTACCTGAGCAAAGTCAGCCCAGAGTGGAACGAGAAGTTGAAGTTCGGTTCGACTGTTCAATGGCCAGCCGGTGTGGGCGGCAAGGGTAGCGAAGGTGTTTCGGCCTACGTGAAGCAGATCAAGGGTTCGATCGGCTACGTTGAGCACTCCTATGCTGAAACCAACAAACTGTCTTACACCCAGCTGAAAAACGCCGCTGGCAAGTTCATCAAGCCTGACGCCAAAGCCTTCGCCGCTGCCGCTGACACTGCTGACTGGAACAGCGTCAAAGACTTCAACCTGATCATGACCAACGCTCCGGGCGAAACCGCATGGCCGATCACGGCTACCACCTGGATCATCATGTACAAGAAGGCCAAGAACGCCGAGCAAAGCGCTGCTGCTTTCGACTTCTTCAAGTGGTCGCTGGAAAACGGTCAGAAACAAGCTGAAGACCTGTCCTACGTAGCACTGCCGAAAGCCCTGGTCACCAAGGTTGAAGACTACTGGAAAACCGAGTTCACCAAGTAA
- a CDS encoding Short-chain dehydrogenase/reductase SDR, with translation MHISLEQQVALVTGASSGLGAAAARGLAAAGAAVVINYNSQPEPAEKLAAEIIAAGGQAIAVQADVSKEEDVERLFSKTLEHFGRLDILVANSGLQKDASIVDMSLADWNKVIEVNLTGQFLCARAALRQFIQQGIRPVVSRALGKIIHMSSVHQLIPWAGHANYAASKGGVDLLMRSIAQEVGEQRIRVNSIAPGAIRTAINTEAMAGDKEAELLKLIPYGRVGDAEDVANAVVWLASDLSDYVHGTTLFIDGGMSLYPEFRDNG, from the coding sequence ATGCATATTTCACTGGAACAACAAGTCGCTTTGGTCACCGGGGCCAGTTCGGGTCTTGGGGCCGCGGCGGCCAGGGGGCTGGCTGCGGCGGGGGCTGCGGTTGTCATCAATTACAACTCGCAACCCGAACCTGCCGAAAAGCTAGCGGCAGAAATCATTGCCGCAGGCGGTCAGGCCATTGCCGTGCAGGCCGACGTTTCGAAGGAAGAAGACGTCGAGCGGCTGTTCAGCAAAACCCTGGAACACTTTGGTCGTCTGGACATCCTGGTCGCCAACTCCGGGCTGCAGAAGGATGCGTCGATTGTCGACATGAGCCTGGCGGACTGGAACAAAGTCATAGAGGTCAACCTGACCGGCCAGTTCCTCTGTGCCCGCGCCGCGTTGCGTCAGTTCATCCAGCAGGGGATTCGCCCTGTGGTGTCCCGGGCCCTGGGCAAGATCATCCACATGAGTTCCGTACATCAACTGATTCCCTGGGCCGGACACGCCAACTACGCTGCCTCCAAGGGCGGCGTGGACTTGCTGATGCGCAGCATCGCCCAGGAAGTCGGCGAGCAGCGCATCCGGGTCAATAGCATTGCACCCGGCGCGATTCGCACGGCGATCAACACCGAGGCCATGGCCGGCGATAAAGAAGCCGAGTTGCTCAAGCTGATTCCCTATGGGCGAGTGGGCGACGCCGAAGATGTCGCCAACGCGGTGGTCTGGCTGGCGTCAGACCTGTCTGATTATGTTCACGGCACCACGCTGTTCATTGACGGTGGCATGAGCCTGTATCCGGAGTTTCGAGACAATGGCTGA
- the pstA_1 gene encoding phosphate ABC transporter permease, which translates to MSKDVTGNESLYRVRDLKNKAAMVLSCGATAFGLLWLVWILLTTIVNGVDALNLRLFSGMTPPPGVEGGLANAFYGSVLMSGIGLLIGTPIGLMAGVWLAEFARYSKLGNAVRFVNDILLSAPSIVLGLFVYTAVILPLNEWTDHKVGFSAIAGALALALLVIPVVVRTTDEMLQLQPSTMREAALALGVPQWKLTLQIVLRAAKAGVVTGVLLALARITGETAPLLFTAFGNQFWSSDLLKPMASVPVVVFQYAMSPFDDWHSLAWAGALVMTLFVLVLSLASRLILLRNRAS; encoded by the coding sequence ATGAGTAAGGATGTGACTGGCAACGAGAGCCTCTACCGGGTTCGCGATCTCAAGAACAAGGCCGCCATGGTTCTCAGCTGCGGCGCGACGGCGTTTGGCCTGTTGTGGCTGGTGTGGATCCTGTTGACCACCATTGTTAACGGCGTGGATGCATTGAACCTGCGCCTGTTCAGCGGCATGACGCCACCGCCGGGTGTTGAGGGCGGCCTGGCCAACGCCTTTTACGGCAGCGTGCTGATGTCCGGCATCGGCCTGTTGATCGGTACGCCGATTGGCTTGATGGCTGGCGTGTGGCTGGCAGAGTTCGCTCGTTACTCCAAGCTGGGTAACGCCGTACGTTTCGTCAACGACATCCTGTTGTCGGCACCTTCCATCGTGCTGGGCCTGTTTGTGTACACCGCGGTGATTCTGCCCCTCAACGAGTGGACGGATCACAAGGTCGGCTTCTCGGCAATTGCCGGTGCCCTGGCCTTGGCGCTGCTGGTGATTCCGGTTGTGGTGCGGACCACCGATGAAATGCTCCAGCTGCAACCTTCGACCATGCGCGAAGCCGCGCTGGCCCTGGGTGTGCCGCAATGGAAGCTGACTTTGCAGATCGTCCTGCGTGCGGCCAAGGCCGGTGTGGTGACAGGCGTCTTGCTGGCGCTGGCCCGTATCACTGGCGAAACCGCGCCGCTACTGTTTACCGCGTTCGGCAACCAGTTCTGGAGCAGCGATTTGCTCAAGCCGATGGCCAGCGTACCGGTCGTGGTGTTCCAGTACGCCATGAGCCCATTCGACGATTGGCACTCTCTGGCCTGGGCAGGCGCCCTGGTCATGACACTGTTCGTGCTGGTCCTCAGCCTCGCTTCCCGCTTAATTCTTTTGCGCAATAGGGCGTCTTGA
- the pstC_1 gene encoding phosphate ABC transporter permease, which yields MTENTQYLSAAIPASVSEGERRAARDQRHDRWFKRTMGGAAMLVLALLGCIALSTLWGGSLAFQTFGFGFLTSTEWDVVGGKFGALVPIYGTLVTSFLALLIAVPVSFGIAIFLTEVAPPWLRLPISSAIELLAGIPSIIYGMWGLFVFGPYMAEHIAPWINDNLGELPFIGPMFQGPPLGIGMLTAGIVLAIMITPFITSVMVEVFKSVPTTLKESAYALGGTTWEVVWDIVLPYTRSAVVGGIFLGLGRALGETMAVTFVLGNSHQFSASLMMPSSSIASVIANEFNEAYTDLHRSSLIALGFLLFVVTFIVLALARIMLSRLSRKEGL from the coding sequence ATGACTGAAAACACCCAATATTTGTCCGCTGCGATCCCTGCGTCCGTCTCCGAGGGTGAACGCCGAGCGGCTCGCGATCAGCGTCATGATCGCTGGTTCAAGCGCACCATGGGCGGTGCTGCAATGCTGGTTCTGGCATTGCTCGGCTGTATCGCACTGTCGACCTTGTGGGGCGGCAGCCTTGCATTCCAGACCTTCGGCTTTGGGTTTCTGACCAGCACCGAGTGGGACGTGGTCGGTGGCAAGTTTGGTGCACTGGTGCCGATCTACGGTACGTTGGTGACCTCTTTTCTGGCTTTGCTGATCGCCGTTCCGGTGAGTTTCGGCATCGCGATTTTCCTGACCGAAGTAGCGCCGCCATGGTTGCGACTGCCGATTTCTTCGGCCATCGAGTTGTTGGCGGGTATTCCTTCGATCATCTACGGCATGTGGGGCCTTTTCGTGTTCGGGCCGTACATGGCTGAGCACATCGCGCCGTGGATCAACGACAACCTTGGTGAACTGCCTTTCATTGGCCCGATGTTCCAGGGCCCGCCGTTGGGTATCGGCATGCTCACCGCCGGTATAGTGCTCGCGATCATGATCACGCCGTTCATTACCTCGGTCATGGTTGAAGTATTCAAAAGCGTGCCGACCACCCTTAAAGAGTCGGCGTATGCCCTGGGTGGCACGACCTGGGAAGTGGTCTGGGACATCGTCCTGCCTTACACCCGTTCAGCGGTGGTCGGCGGGATTTTCCTCGGTCTGGGTCGCGCACTGGGTGAAACCATGGCGGTGACCTTCGTACTGGGTAACTCCCACCAATTCTCGGCGTCGCTGATGATGCCAAGCAGTTCGATTGCGTCGGTGATCGCCAACGAGTTCAACGAGGCCTACACCGACCTGCATCGCTCGTCGCTGATCGCGCTGGGCTTCCTGCTGTTCGTGGTGACCTTCATCGTGCTGGCCCTGGCCCGCATCATGCTGTCGCGTCTGTCCCGCAAGGAGGGGTTATGA